The DNA sequence ttcccacagggttttccttataaagtttttaataaggcagctagcaatgcatattactaaatatgtgtactctttttccttcactaggattttttcccacggggtttttcctagtaaggttttaacgagacacattatcttttaatgaacatccaagggggagtgttatgaatatattatattatggatgttcatttagtactctgttgtaaataagcttcctgaagaattTTATCCATATaagactccgccataaatatatttatctatttagtactctattgggaaataagcctcatgaagaagcttatcctttcggtactccgttatgaataaatattacccatgatagaagattatctatatctggcacaacagtttagagcagcagcttacaagcagcttatacagcagcttacacagcagcttacaagcagcttgcagtagcagcttacacagcagcttgcagtagcagcttacacaacagcttcctttcttctataaatagaggagaattcagttcattatgtacataagtttgaagtttgaataatatatcagtttctctctatacttgtctttactttacagtctttattttataacaaataaGTCTAATATATCTAAAAGTTTgacaaataattaaaataaaaattcctCAATAGATTTACAAATACTTGATAATAATATTACAAAtagataaaatataaaaaaaatttggTCCTTGCAGAAGTTTTATATCATTATCTCTGCTGCTCGCTTATTTTGTACTTCGGACAACGAAAAAAATAGATAATTATACTTACAAAGTTAGCCGTGGAACCGCTACATTGATAACTTGATAATATTTTTTCGAGTCTAATTATCGGTTCAGCTGAAATTTCCACGGGAAAATGACACCGCATAACCATTTTCAAAATAAAAGCCAAAAAAATGTATAttgtttgtatatatatatatatatatatatatatatatatatatatatatatatatacaaacaatatacattctgtatgttatatataaaaattatacaaatttaatACACTTTTCGGGCTactaaatataaataatttttggcGCGAGCTAAAAGTAATAATACAAGCAACTTACAAGTCGGGCCATCTTACttttttcctttaacttaaagcAAAAATAATTGCATTAAATATGATTAAACGcttaaattatttaataattgGGTGATTTATATTTAAGAGGGAGTGCACAAATTCGAATTAATTGAATTCCAAAGTAGACTAGTACCGTATATAGTgtaaaactaaaaacaattaCAGTTTCACTTAAGAATAACACTCTTTTATTAATACTAACAATCTGATTAAcataattttatattattatttcctATTTTGTATCTCTTAATTTAGTTTTGCTCATTATTGATGTAATCTTTTAACAAATATATACCAAACCTTTTTTACTTTCcaaataaaaatatggtaatcaaatATAACTACTTTTTTCCAAACATAACTACTTATTTAAACAAAAAGTACAAAAGAGAAAAGCGGTAGAAAGGGAAATAAAAATAACGCTTCCTCGGATATCTCTCTTTTACCTTGGTACGCACATTTGAGCGGCCAGAATTAGGGTTTTTGTACTACGAGGAGAAAATCGATTTTCCGTTCCTGTCGATCGGAGAAATTCCTTTAAAAATGGTGAACGAGAAGATTGAATTTCAGGTCTATAACACAATGACGAAACAAAAGGAGGTTTTCATACCGAAGGAACCAGGTAAGGTGAAATTGTACGTTTGCGGCGTTACCAGTTATGATTTCAGTCATATCGGCCATGCTCGAGCTTATGTCGCCTTTGACGTCCTCTACAGGTCAAATTTAATTCAAATTTCTTTCAATTTTAATGTATTAATTggatatttatatttttgtttcaTTAGAGTTGTTTGTAATTTTTGACTTGTTGATTTGTTGCTGAGTTGTGTTTGGTGTAAAATTGTGCTGAAATTAGTTCGTAGGGAAAGTTGATTGATAGAGAAACATGATTTGAGATTTAGAAAATCGGAAGTAAACACTTGCATTTAGGAgaattttgtttttatttatgaCGGTGGTGTTCGGGCCAGCTTGTGCGTACATCGACTATTCCACCGGATACTTGCTACCTATCAGAACAGGAACTGAGTACGCAGGGGAAGTTGATTGATAGAAAAACATGATTGGAGATTTAGGAGAATTAGAAGTCTGAGTAAAACAGTTGCATTTAGGAGAAATTTGTTTTTATTTATGACGGTGGTGTCCGGGCTAGCTTGTGTGCACCTCAATTATTCCACCGGGTACCTGTTACCTATCAACACAGGAATCGAGTAACTTTGCCCCCCTCAAGGCTTAGGCAGTACACAGGGAAAGTGATTGATAGAAAAACATGATTGGAGATCTAGGAAAATCGGAAGTCTGAGTAAAACAGTTGCATTTAGAAGAATTTTGTTTTTATTCATGACGGTGGTGTAAGGGTCAGCTTGCACGTACCTCGACTATTACACCAGGTAGTTGGTGCCTATCAGCACAGGAACCGGGTAACTTTGTCCGCTAAGGCTTATGCAGATGGGAGAAAGAAATCACTGAGTGTTCGTTTAGTGGAATTTGGGGGATCTAATTGGAGTTGTTGTGAAATAACTGGTTTGAATAGAACTGGAAAGTTTGATTTTGTTTGTTGTATGTGAGTGAAAGAAGTAGGGGAAGTTGGTTGATTGAGAATCATGATTGGTAATTTAGTAGgaacaacaccaacaacaacatacccaatattatcccacaccgtggggtctggggatgGTAGTgtttacgcagaccttacccctaccttgtgaggatagagaggctgtttgaGTAAAACATCGTCTCATTGAGGGGAACCTAGGGGATCTAATTGGAACTATTCTGGAATTTGGGGGAGGAGAACAATGAGGTCTCAGCTGTAAATCCAGCGGAGgcaaaaacactaggtgatttcatCTTATCTGCCTAAGCCTTGGTGGGCAGAGTTATCCAGCAGTGCTGGTGGGAGGTAGAAGGTACCGGTGGTTGGTAATGTATTGTATTGCATTTTCTATAGAATAAGTTTGTGCCTTTTGTAACGTGCTATATGTGGCTGGTGCAATTTTTCACCTGTTTACCGGATTAACTTGGACTTAGCAGCTTCTTGAAGTCATTGAATATGGGGACCAAAAAGAGCTTTACTTGCCtacaaaaaggagaaaagaaaaaaaagaaagaaaagaactcatgaagtgttttttttttaacttgtatGTGTTTCGATTATTGTGGAACTTTTCTTATCTATCCTGTGTTTTGCTATGGCTCAATGTTGGTGCATTTATATTAGTTCTTTTAGTAGTCTGATTGTCTTTATTTCAAAATACTGACAGTCTGATGGAAATTTCCATAATTTGGAATTTGCAGATATCTGAAATACTTGGGATACGATGTTGTGTATGTGCGCAATTTCACCGATGTAGATGACAAGGTGAGATTCACTTTTATTTGGGGAGTAGGTCTCTTTTTCGTCCTCTCTCCCAAGATAAAAGGAATTTCTTGACCTAAGAAAAGGAAACAATTTATTCTAGaccttcttatttttattttatgataaaCTTGGCAATATCAGTTAGCTCACTTTATATAATACTTCAGATGCATAACAGTCTGTTCTTTCCAGATAATTAAGCGCGCTAATGAGACTGGAGAAGACCCAATTGCTTTGAGTGGTCGATTCTGCCAAGAATTTCTAAAAGACATGGATGATCTCCAGTGCCTCCTACCGACTCATCAGCCTCGTGTTACTGACCATATGGAGCAGATCAAGGAAATGATAGCTAAGGTTCTCACGTCTAAATAATCTCTTCCACACCCTGTTCTGACAATTAAAAGCTTATTGATATGCTCCCTCCCATTTCTCCCTGTAATAACAAAATTAAGTAGGAATCTCACTTGAGAAGGGACAGGGTTTGGTGATGTTGTCGGAAGTAGAATCTGTATCTCCATAGAGATGTAACGCCTGATGCTTTTTCCATATGTTCTTCTGTTCTATTAAAGCTGCTATTGCATTTTTCTGATGCACTCTTTTCTCTATTATCTTTTTGCCGGACAGAGGTTGTGATAGACTCCATATTTGGATAGAAATGTTATCTGAATACTCTTGAAAACCATGAATGCCATTTTGCTAGTTGGGATTCATCTCGCGATGCTTATTTGACGTTATATGTGATTTCTCCTACTCTGAAGTTTAACAACATGAATACTGATCTAAACAATAGCAAAAAACATGAATACTGATCTTGTTCTGTAATgcaaatttgtttcttcattaTTGCTGCTTTTGAAAAAAAAGGCTAAGAACTTCATTCCGAGAATGTTTACTTTATACTGAAAGAGAGGCTGGAGTATTTGTTCTTGTATATAATGAGAGAAAATGTATATGTCGAACGGATGAAAAATGCGGTCAGGAGAAGTAAAACTCTGTCTTTGATGTGAGAAAAGTTCAAAATCTCTGTTTTTCTTCTTCCCCAGATATGCTCTGCTTTCTACTAAATGATAGTGTTGTTTATGCGCTAATGATCTTCAGGTCTCGCCTGCAGATAATAACCAATGGCTGTGCATACACAATTGATGGAGATGTTTATTTCTCTGTCGATAGTTTTCCAGAGTATGGTCGATTATCTGGACGAAAATTAGAAGATAATCGAGCCGGAGAACGCGTTGCAGTTGATTCAAGAAAGCGAAATGCTGCTGACTTTGCCTTGTGGAAGGTGGGAAATTTTCTTTACTGTTCTACAAAGTTACTGTTTTAGCCTTACATGCCAATTTCATTTCTTTACAGGCTGCAAAGCCTGGTGAACCAAGTTGGGAGAGCCCCTGGGGTCCTGGAAGACCAGGTTGGCATATAGAATGCAGTGCAATGAGTGCGCAATATCTGACACATTCCTTCGATATACATGGTGGCGGAATGGACTTGACTTTTCCTCACCATGAAAATGAGATCGCACAGAGTTGCGCTGCTTGCCGGGAGAGTAACATTAGCTACTGGATGCATAATGGTTTTGTAACCATAGACGATGAGAAAATGTCGAAATCTTTGGGGAACTTCTTCACTATACGTGAGGTATAATGTCCTCATTAGCTACTGTCTTGATGTGGTTCTTTTTACAATGCTCTGGCTCATAGCATACATGTTTCGTAGGTAACTCGATTGTATCATCCCATTGCATTGAGGTACTTCTTGTTGGGGATGCACTACCGGTCTCCTGTTAATTACTCAATATCACAGATAGAAATTGCTTCAGAATCTGTGTTCTACCTTTATCAGGTCAGGAAAAATCTTTAATGTCCTTTTTAATACCTCATAGTTCAATTATTTTTGCTTCGTAATGACTGATACAAGCAATTCCAATTGGCGTCTCTTTAATTTCTGGCTATCCATACTTGTTCCTTTTATATCTGCAGTCAAGAGCATATCTCACAGGCTGCTTTTAGTGGCTTGTAGTTCTATTGCTACTTCATATGCTCAATAACTGAATTGAGTAATATGGCTTATGATTTCAGCAATGTACTAGTTCAATAAAAAATGAAAGGTTGTATGAACCTTTTATATCTATTTCTGATCTTTATCCTATTAGATGAATGTTCATGCAACTTTGAAACTTTGTCTCGCCAAAATAGAATTTGTAGTTAGCATCTGTCTTCTTTTTAGCCATTTATTTGGGTTATTTTTGTGGTTGATAGACCTTACATGATTGTGAAGAAGCCTTGTCAGTATTCCAACAAGGaactgaaactgaaactgaagTAAGGGGGGTGCGTGTTAGCCCTCAGGCCCAAGAATGCATAAAGAAGCTGCGTAATGAGTTGGAGACAAAACTTTCTGATGATTTGCATACACCTACTATCTTAAATGCTGCTCTTCAGGAAGCCCTTAGACTTATGAATAGTTCTTTGAACATGCTGAAGGTGGGAAGTCTACATTCCTTTTTCACTTCTGCACATGGCGGTTGTGATATGATTGAAATAATCCATTGTCTTTTGATACTTTCCAGAAAAAGCAGCAAAAGAAACAACAATTATCTGCTGTTTTGTCCCTAGCTGAGCTCCTGAAAGAAGTGAAGGCAGTGTTGGATGTCCTTGGATTGCTCTCTAGTTCAACTTGCGCTGAGGTGCTGTCAAAATTAGTACTCCCTATGTATTAATAATTTTGGCACTCTTTTCTTTTACTTCGATTTTAAAAAAGATTAGCACCTTTCTTTATTTAGAACTAGTTAACATTTACATTTCCCATTGTGTCAGACTTGCCATAGCCCTCATCCggtacaaaaataaatattttggtaCAAGGGTACTTTTGGTATTCTAACCATATTTGGTTTATGTCCAAAGTCTTTCTTTGTTGGTACACTTGTTTCAAGTCAAGCAATCCCAAACAAACTGGAATAGAGGATACTTTATTTTCCTATTACTATATCACAATTTCAGATGTTGAGTCTTATTTAACTCATTTATTATATTGCGCAGGTTTTGCAGCAGTTTAAAGAGAGAGCATTGAAAAGAGCTGAACTGACGGAGGAAGATATTTTGCATGCAATTGAGGAAAGAACACTAGCGAGGAAAAACAAGGAGTTTGCAAGAAGTGATCAGATTAGAAGTGATTTAGTGGCCAAGGGAATTGCTTTAATGGATATAGGGACAGAAACAGTTTGGAGGCCTTGTGTAAAACCTGAACCAGAGCAGCCTGCTGCAGCAGCTCAACAAGAGCAGTCTGCTGCAGCAGCGCAAAAAGAACAGCCTGTTGCACCATCTCAACCAAAAACTTCTGCTGCAGCACCACAAAAAGAACAGCCCGCTGCACCACTTCAACAAGAATAGCCTGCGGTGCCACCTCAGTAGCCCTTCTCTGATGGCTCAAGTGGAAATTCTTTTCCGGAGTAATCTTCATACTTATTTGAGCTCATTAACTTGTGAACTAGACAGTTTATAGATGAGACATACATGATACTACTTATAGCATTGGGCATGTAGCTAAGATGAGCTGAGGAACTTTTTACCTGGTTCTTTCTTTTTACAGAAAAAAAAGGGGAAGATGGCCTGAGGCTCAGTGCCCGGTTTCTGTTACATTTAGTTGCACATTGAACCCTTTGCCCTTAAAACCCTGCAGCTAAAGGAGCTTACATTTTTTCTGTAGGTTAAGTCGTCTGATTGACATGTAAACTTTATCATTGTTGTACCAAAACTATGATCATGACATATAGCACCAGCATTTTGAGATATTCTTGGATATTGTTCTCTACTGATTGAATAAACTGGTCCCAGTATTTGCTATTTTATTGTAATTGTTTTGCTCCAGTCTATTGTTTCTGTCATTGTTTTATGAATCTGAAAATTGATTCTGGTGTATTTGTGTATGTATTTATGCGTCGGACACTCAGTTTGGAAACTGCCCATTATTTATACCATAATTTGCTTTTGTTTATCTATGTATTTTTAGTTAATTGAGTAAACATTATCATCTTTCTTACTAAATACTGCTGAATTCTTCTTGAAGCAACTTGTTCTACCTTCCTACATTAACAAACATACTGCGTTCACTATTCTGATTGTAATGCAAGTCTTAATACCTATGCAACTAAAGTGAATTCTAGTAATAACTAGAAAAGGGTAGAATACTTTCTCATGATAAAGAAAAGGTATCGTAAttatttttaaacaaataatttacAGGATGGGATGTAATGTTTCTATAAAGGAATAATGTCACATGTTTCACTTAATTAAACAGAGTGTAATACTTTTACACAACTATAATATAGAAACATCATGCGAAAAATAGTTCACAATTATTGAGAGTTAGCTGTAAAGTGTAAATTGTGATGacaaaataaaaggtaaaaagaaTAATCTTGTTAATAATGCACATGATGATAGAGATATACAATGTATCATTAAGAGTACAAGGGCATCCCGAATAATTTACAAGGATTTATCAAGATTTTTGAACTACTCCATTCATTGCCTTGCACATTCAGATATTCTGgtaattctttttcttcttatctAACATTTTTCCAACTATTATGCAAGATTTAGCTAAATGAACTAGCTAATCAAACACTCTACAATGTTAGCAGGAaaaattttgaccacgaaattaaggaataaatattttatttgcgCTCAGTGCAAACTGAACAAACGAATGCAAGACACGtgattatatatgtatatatattacatTAGTTTGTAATAATAGTTAAATtaattgataaatataaatctcgAGTGCTAATAAATATTATCGTAGAACACATTCAAGTAGAATATTATTTAACCATGTGAACCTACAAACATAGGTTATGATAGAGTGATAAATACTCATTTATCTTTAATTAGAAATTACGGGTTTGAACATGAGTATGAACTCACTTTTGTTAGGAAGCTCCTTTACCTTTATTATGGGACTTTCTGGCGTAATTTTATATTTAGTCAGACCCGAATAccgaataatttttttttaaaaaacgatGTGAATATCACTCCTGAAGTCATGCCACTAACTTTGTGCCTCTGAACATGCATGACGAATCACAATCAAGGCTGAAAGTAAGTCTTTAGTCCTATAATATGAGTATCAACCGTTATCATTATCATCATTACATATCTTTATTATGTATCTTTGACAATTTATATATATAGGACTTAGTTTGGGTCCCATATTTTGAGTTGTTCTACACTAATAACTAGTTGTCCTCTAATTCTAAGGAGAGTAATCTTAGATTTTAAGCTTCCAATAACGCCGCAAAgtggcaaaagaaagaaaaggagaaaataacAAGGCATAATCCACTTTGTTGGACTTTCTTGTTTCCACAGAAAATGAACTGCTTTTTATAAAGGGTCATCATGCATGATTCATGAGTTGTCTTATATTTTCTGATTTTCCACTAGGTAGTTGGTATTTTGGTTATTTTCTTGACTAATTTAAATTTGCGTCGAATACTGCTCATTAAAGAGGGAAGCATTAAAGGGCAGTCTGATGCACAAAACATGTTGTATTCACGCAGAGCACGGGAAGGATCGCACCTCAAGAGTGTAACGTAGACAATCTACCATAATACATATATTACTGGATACTTCTATGACTCGAATCCGTATCCTATATGTCAAACGGAGATAACTTGATCGTTGATTTAAGGCTCCATTCTATAGAGGAAAGCGTTCTCTActgtatttttttaaatttctgaAGCTTGAACTAAAACCTCTAGCTAACAATGAAGGAATATTATAATACTAGTACTATATATCTCACTGGAATACCGAAAGCAAAATGGCTTTTTTAATATCTTTAGGCTAGCCAATTATACGTGTTGTTAAGCCAAACTATAGAATTCTTTTGAATGAGCCGCTTCTATATGAAAGTCATTTTGCTTTTATTAGAGTTAGTCAATTATCTCGAATATCTCTTAATCACTCCCTCCTATAATTAAATTCGTAATTTGTGATGGAATTGTGACTAATTTTTCCATTATGAAATTTGATTATCTTGTAGTCATTGGAGAATGTTTTGCAAGAGTCGATAGAAAATGTAAGCTTTCTATAATTAAATTAGTTATAGTATTTCTATAATTAATTTTGCTTTTCCTAAATGGTTAATCCCAATCTATTTAGGATTTGGCAGAAccttattactattatttataatCTCCATTCCCTTTGTTTTTACAATCACATTTTTTTTTGGTAATAGGGGAAACCTGCAGCCATAACAACCTCTGTCACAGCCTCTGTCCTTCGGGTGAATACTCTGTGGTGAGCACTTTGTGCGCACTAGGTAAACCTCCCACTGTGTAGTAACTTGCAAACCACACAGAGGGGATGTAAACCGCTACATCACACTTTTAGTAACCAAAATCCAGTGCCTAAAAAATGGCAGTGTTATGTGCCTAGTACTAATTGGCAAGCTATTCATTTTTTCGGTATTGAACACATAGCTGGGGGTTGCCCTATTCAGTCAACAATCAAACAGAGTAATGCATCCGTCTATATCAGTTGGTCTTTCCTTCCTTCGGGATTTATCAAGATTAACACGGATGGCAGTTTTATACCCAATTCAGGATTAGCGAAATTTAGAGGTGTTGTACGAGACGACAAAGGAAAGTGGATAGACGAATTCATCAAA is a window from the Nicotiana tomentosiformis chromosome 10, ASM39032v3, whole genome shotgun sequence genome containing:
- the LOC104116977 gene encoding cysteine--tRNA ligase 2, cytoplasmic, with product MVNEKIEFQVYNTMTKQKEVFIPKEPGKVKLYVCGVTSYDFSHIGHARAYVAFDVLYRYLKYLGYDVVYVRNFTDVDDKIIKRANETGEDPIALSGRFCQEFLKDMDDLQCLLPTHQPRVTDHMEQIKEMIAKIITNGCAYTIDGDVYFSVDSFPEYGRLSGRKLEDNRAGERVAVDSRKRNAADFALWKAAKPGEPSWESPWGPGRPGWHIECSAMSAQYLTHSFDIHGGGMDLTFPHHENEIAQSCAACRESNISYWMHNGFVTIDDEKMSKSLGNFFTIREVTRLYHPIALRYFLLGMHYRSPVNYSISQIEIASESVFYLYQTLHDCEEALSVFQQGTETETEVRGVRVSPQAQECIKKLRNELETKLSDDLHTPTILNAALQEALRLMNSSLNMLKKKQQKKQQLSAVLSLAELLKEVKAVLDVLGLLSSSTCAEVLQQFKERALKRAELTEEDILHAIEERTLARKNKEFARSDQIRSDLVAKGIALMDIGTETVWRPCVKPEPEQPAAAAQQEQSAAAAQKEQPVAPSQPKTSAAAPQKEQPAAPLQQE